In the genome of Triticum urartu cultivar G1812 chromosome 5, Tu2.1, whole genome shotgun sequence, one region contains:
- the LOC125511693 gene encoding transmembrane and coiled-coil domain-containing protein 4-like — translation MAAALLTPTQRYAAGALLALALRQAQIHQSVLLGSSPATAAADEEERVSSASGGGSSSSTGGSGEDAEAAAKALWTHDSRGLLRPVFRFLEIDPAAWPGLEETAASPEAKHHIGAFLRMIFQQDGESSSDSQDQEHALAKGVDAMVMSLSSDTAKDETTKEGDPQRKASTSSGMAESSEKGFPAEDLLGIDNLSLDDVPATHHRKMTLLFTLLSACVADKPVSQEEDDRKSSHFRKGYDARHRVALRLLATWLDVKWVKMEAIEVMVACSAMAAAKEQEQSGENATPKSKWAKWKRGGIIGAAALTGGALLAITGGLAAPAIAAGFGALAPTLGTIIPVIGASGFAAMATAAGSVAGSVAVAASFGAAGAGLTGTKMARRIGSVKEFEFKPIGENHNQGRLAVGILVSGFAFDEEDYIRPWEGWKDNLERYILQWESKHIIAVSTAIQDWLTSRLALELMKQGAMRTVLSGFLAAFAWPATLLAATDFIDSKWSVAIDRSDKAGKMLAEVLMKGSQGNRPVTLVGFSLGARVIFKCLQELALSSDNEGLVERVVLLGAPVSVKGEKWEPARKMVAARFVNVYSKDDWILGVTFRASLLTQGLAGIQAVDIPGVENVDVTELVDGHSSYLSAAQLILKHLELNTYYPVFVPLTAAVSK, via the exons ATGGCggcggcgctgctgacgccgaCGCAGCGCTACGCCGCGGGGGCGCTGCTGGCGCTCGCGCTCCGCCAGGCGCAGATCCACCAGTCCGTCCTCCTCGGCTCCtcccccgccaccgccgccgcggaCGAGGAGGAGCGCGTCAGCAGcgccagcggcggcggcagcagcagctcCACCGGCGGCAGCGGGGAGGacgccgaagccgccgccaaggcGCTCTGGACGCACGACTCCCGCGGCCTCCTCCGCCCCGTCTTCAG GTTCCTGGAGATCGACCCGGCGGCGTGGCCGGGGCTGGAGGAGACGGCGGCGTCGCCGGAGGCCAAGCACCACATCGGCGCG TTTCTGAGGATGATCTTCCAACAAGACGGCGAGAGCTCTTCGGATAGCCAGGACCAGGAACACGCCTTGGCCAAAGGAGTTGATGCCATGGTGATGAGCTTGAGCAGTGACACTGCAAAGGATGAAACAACCAAAGAGGGTGATCCTCAGAGAAAGGCTTCTACTAGTTCTGGCATGGCTGAATCCTCAGAGAAAGGCTTCCCTGCTGAGGACTTGCTGGGAATCGATAACTTGTCCCTGGATGATGTGCCTGCTACCCATCACCGGAAGATGACGCTGCTGTTTACGCTCCTCTCTGCCTGTGTGGCTGATAAGCCCGTATCGCAAGAGGAAGACGACAGGAAGTCCTCTCACTTCAGGAAGGGCTACGACGCCCGGCATCGGGTCGCCCTTCGGTTGCTGGCAACTTGGCTTGATGTGAAGTGGGTCAAAATG GAAGCCATCGAGGTTATGGTCGCATGCTCTGCTATGGCAGCAGCAAAAGAACAAGAACAGTCAGGAGAGAACGCAACACCCAAAAGCAAATGGGCGAAATGGAAGCGTGGAGGAATCATCGGTGCAGCTGCATTGACCGGAGGAGCATTACTGGCTATTACTGGGG GTTTAGCTGCTCCAGCAATTGCTGCAGGATTTGGTGCTCTTGCTCCAACGCTAGGAACAATTATACCTGTTATCGGAGCTAGTGGATTTGCTGCTATGGCTACTGCTGCGGGATCTGTTGCTGGCTCTGTGGCCGTGGCTGCATCATTTGGGG CTGCTGGAGCTGGCTTGACGGGCACCAAAATGGCCAGAAGGATTGGAAGTGTAAAAGAATTTGAGTTCAAACCGATTGGTGAGAACCATAATCAGGGT CGTCTTGCGGTTGGCATCTTGGTTTCTGGATTTGCTTTTGATGAGGAGGACTACATTAGACCTTGGGAAGGATGGAAGGATAACCTAGAAAG GTATATTCTTCAGTGGGAGTCTAAGCATATAATTGCTGTGAGTACAGCAATACAAGATTGGCTGACATCAA GACTTGCTTTGGAACTGATGAAGCAAGGCGCGATGAGAACAGTCCTAAGTGGCTTTCTGGCAGCATTTGCATGGCCTGCTACTCTGCTTGCAGCTACGGATTTTATCGATAGTAAATGGTCCGTTGCTATCGACAG ATCAGACAAGGCAGGGAAAATGCTTGCTGAAGTACTTATGAAGGGGTCCCAAGGGAACAG GCCTGTTACCCTCGTTGGGTTTTCACTAGGGGCTCGTGTCATATTCAAGTGTTTACAGGAGCTTGCTTTGTCAAGCGACAATG AGGGACTCGTCGAGAGGGTCGTGCTCCTAGGTGCACCTGTTTCAGTCAAAGGCGAGAAATGGGAACCCGCTAGGAAG ATGGTTGCTGCAAGGTTTGTGAACGTGTACTCGAAAGATGACTGGATTCTGGGCGTCACCTTCCGTGCAAG CCTGCTCACGCAAGGATTGGCTGGGATACAGGCCGTCGATATCCCTGGCGTCGAAAAC GTTGATGTTACCGAGCTTGTGGATGGGCATTCTTCGTACCTGTCGGCGGCGCAGCTGATCCTGAAGCACCTGGAACTAAACACCTACTATCCTGTCTTCGTCCCACTAACAGCGGCAGTTAGCAAGTAG
- the LOC125506586 gene encoding cysteine proteinase inhibitor 8-like produces MAARARYLLPPTLHTGTSIVGRGGLPGVWFPIPNVEDACIQELGRWALAQHMCLATPSGLQFRRVTGGEQQVISGVKYRLVVDAADNCGRTMRYLAVVYEKPWTNTRRLTSFGPAACT; encoded by the coding sequence ATGGCGGCAAGAGCGAGATACCTCCTTCCGCCCACCCTCCACACCGGGACCTCCATAGTCGGCCGTGGCGGGTTGCCTGGGGTGTGGTTCCCCATCCCGAACGTGGAGGACGCGTGCATCCAAGAGCTCGGCCGGTGGGCGCTGGCACAACACATGTGCCTGGCGACCCCTAGTGGGCTACAGTTTCGCCGAGTGACGGGCGGCGAACAACAGGTAATTTCCGGGGTGAAATATCGCCTCGTCGTGGATGCGGCGGACAACTGTGGCAGGACCATGCGCTATCTCGCGGTGGTATACGAGAAGCCCTGGACCAACACCCGTCGGCTCACCTCCTTCGGGCCGGCGGCCTGCACCTAG